From Alcaligenes faecalis, the proteins below share one genomic window:
- a CDS encoding DUF4148 domain-containing protein yields the protein MKLGLWTLACTALLASTSAWAVDGSASVQEQAYSKSRAQVVQELEQAREQGLISVAAHGYPNVPRGPVKTRAQVVQELQEAQQAGLLDFADDEYPVLPADGTHKTRQQVVQELEQARKQGRLLYVAP from the coding sequence ATGAAATTAGGTTTATGGACATTGGCTTGCACGGCTTTGCTGGCCTCGACATCGGCTTGGGCTGTTGACGGTTCTGCCTCTGTACAGGAGCAGGCCTACAGCAAGAGTCGCGCCCAGGTTGTGCAGGAATTGGAGCAGGCACGCGAGCAAGGGCTGATCAGCGTAGCGGCGCATGGCTATCCCAACGTGCCGCGAGGCCCTGTTAAAACTCGTGCTCAGGTGGTTCAGGAGTTGCAGGAAGCGCAACAAGCTGGTTTGCTGGACTTCGCAGACGATGAATATCCCGTCTTGCCTGCCGATGGTACTCATAAGACGCGCCAGCAAGTTGTGCAGGAGCTGGAACAAGCCAGAAAGCAGGGCCGTCTTTTGTATGTAGCCCCGTAA
- a CDS encoding TetR/AcrR family transcriptional regulator C-terminal domain-containing protein, with product MATKAPRIQREHIIQTALDLLDQEGLEGLTLRKLAQALNIQAPSLYWHFNAKQALIDGMADALVENVARHCPSDQTWDEQVRHLALEFRQALLQRRDGARVFAGTYVVTDNVLRTSEAFLSAFMQAGADSQFAAEASFSLIYYILGFVMEEQALGPGSTLDLSLRKQAFLELAQEKYPCNWQAREAIFSDDFTGRFITGLNLLIDGTKQRIQNKP from the coding sequence ATGGCAACGAAAGCGCCCCGTATTCAACGCGAACACATCATCCAGACAGCGCTGGACTTGCTGGACCAGGAAGGTTTGGAAGGACTGACATTGCGCAAGCTGGCCCAGGCCCTGAACATCCAGGCCCCCTCGCTGTACTGGCACTTCAATGCCAAGCAAGCCTTGATTGATGGCATGGCCGACGCTCTGGTAGAAAACGTGGCGCGCCATTGCCCAAGCGATCAGACCTGGGATGAACAAGTCCGTCACCTGGCTCTGGAATTTCGGCAGGCCCTCTTGCAACGGCGCGACGGAGCCCGTGTTTTTGCGGGCACCTATGTAGTCACAGACAATGTGCTGCGCACCAGCGAAGCCTTCTTGTCCGCTTTCATGCAGGCAGGCGCAGACAGCCAATTTGCTGCCGAGGCCAGCTTTAGCCTGATCTACTACATTCTGGGTTTTGTCATGGAAGAACAGGCGCTTGGGCCGGGCAGCACATTGGACCTGTCTTTACGCAAACAGGCTTTTTTAGAATTGGCTCAAGAAAAATACCCCTGCAACTGGCAGGCACGTGAGGCGATTTTTTCCGATGACTTTACGGGCCGTTTTATCACTGGCCTGAACCTGTTGATTGATGGTACAAAGCAGCGCATTCAAAACAAACCATAA
- a CDS encoding MFS transporter has product MRFSRLMANTHTARPALTVLAIFLGAVLTTVQGRLFSAALPDLRGQFGLDVLEAAWLGTALNAAQLISMPIAPWLATVIGPTRVLLAPSLLLGLVALLIPFFAHHYPVLLSLHALAGLCLGIYLPLTMSLALRSVHPRLWLAVMAAYSLRVSTGMDAGYGTSGFLLEEISWHWVYWPTAFVGPLIALLAWKAMPLAPVDRPQLQNADWGGMALFCTGLVLAFVGIESAERLGWSDSGLVVSALTGGALLVVAAIGRGMRRQNSFASLMALGNRNIRICLMIACLFGVLMTPTSLLIPSFLTQMGDLKPLQAGAATWIAFWAYLASTPLAIYLGRRLEPRLMMIIGLSIIAFTAWLGTHISHDWRVEQFVSMLILQSVGESTMLIGLIAAFVTNLNPQHGVALGVYVPIARVFTPVAAATLVSTWLRMAGDISRSSLSSHLVEGDPLVMERASAGLAGLARILARESQVAAQISAYNLVFWCSLLALCLAVLLRSSPPNPIAPPFTQSV; this is encoded by the coding sequence ATGCGCTTCTCCCGACTGATGGCCAATACGCACACAGCACGTCCTGCCTTGACGGTGCTTGCGATTTTTCTGGGTGCGGTCCTGACCACCGTGCAAGGGCGGCTTTTTTCTGCAGCCTTACCGGATTTACGTGGCCAGTTTGGCTTGGATGTGCTGGAAGCTGCTTGGTTGGGGACCGCCTTGAATGCGGCGCAATTGATTTCCATGCCGATTGCGCCATGGCTGGCGACCGTCATCGGGCCGACTCGGGTTTTGCTGGCCCCAAGTCTGCTGTTGGGCTTGGTCGCCTTGTTGATTCCTTTCTTTGCCCATCATTATCCCGTTCTGCTAAGTCTGCATGCCTTGGCTGGGCTGTGTCTGGGAATCTATCTGCCTTTGACGATGTCCCTGGCTTTGCGCAGCGTCCATCCTCGGTTATGGCTTGCTGTCATGGCGGCGTACAGCTTGCGTGTGTCAACCGGCATGGATGCAGGGTATGGCACATCCGGTTTTCTGCTGGAAGAAATCAGTTGGCATTGGGTTTACTGGCCCACTGCTTTTGTGGGGCCATTGATTGCGTTGCTGGCCTGGAAGGCCATGCCATTGGCTCCAGTAGACCGGCCGCAACTGCAAAACGCGGACTGGGGGGGTATGGCCCTGTTTTGCACCGGCCTGGTCCTGGCTTTTGTGGGGATAGAGTCGGCTGAACGCCTGGGCTGGAGCGATTCTGGTCTGGTTGTTTCAGCCTTGACTGGGGGCGCGCTTCTTGTCGTGGCTGCAATAGGGCGTGGCATGCGCAGGCAAAACTCCTTTGCCAGTCTGATGGCCCTGGGCAATCGCAATATTCGTATCTGTCTGATGATTGCTTGCCTGTTCGGTGTACTGATGACGCCAACGTCCTTGCTGATTCCCAGCTTTCTGACGCAGATGGGCGACTTGAAGCCGCTGCAAGCAGGCGCCGCCACCTGGATAGCGTTTTGGGCTTATCTGGCCTCGACCCCCTTGGCAATCTATCTGGGTCGCCGTCTTGAGCCACGCCTGATGATGATTATCGGTTTAAGCATTATCGCGTTCACGGCCTGGTTGGGAACTCATATCAGCCACGACTGGCGGGTAGAACAGTTTGTCTCGATGCTGATTTTGCAGTCTGTGGGCGAGAGCACCATGTTGATTGGTTTGATTGCTGCCTTTGTGACCAATCTGAATCCCCAACATGGAGTGGCATTGGGCGTGTATGTCCCCATCGCGCGTGTCTTTACGCCTGTCGCCGCAGCCACGCTGGTTTCCACTTGGCTGCGCATGGCCGGCGATATCAGCCGTAGCAGCCTCAGCAGTCATCTTGTAGAGGGTGACCCTTTGGTCATGGAGCGAGCCTCCGCAGGTTTGGCCGGTCTGGCTCGCATTCTGGCTCGTGAATCACAGGTGGCAGCACAGATCAGCGCCTACAACCTGGTGTTTTGGTGCAGTTTGCTGGCCTTGTGTCTGGCTGTGCTGCTGCGTTCTTCGCCACCCAATCCCATCGCGCCTCCCTTTACCCAGTCTGTGTAG
- a CDS encoding UvrD-helicase domain-containing protein, translated as MMDRLNPEQRAAVTLPSGHALVLAGAGSGKTSVLTSRMAWLIQTGQVSPHGLAAVTFTNKAAREMLTRLTSLLPIDTRGMWVGTFHGLCNRLLRMHYRDAGLVQTFQILDTADQLASIKRMVKANNVDDEKFPPKEIQKFINACKEDGQRPGDLEAHDPHRRRLIELYQLYQEQCEREGVVDFGELLLRAYELLSRNAPIREHYQRRFKHILVDEFQDTNVLQYRWLRLLAGDQACMFAVGDDDQSIYAFRGANVGNMADFERDYARGNVIRLEQNYRSCGHILDSANALIENNSGRLGKNLWTDSGEGELVRISELASDALEAQWIVDEVRALIAEGKPRREIAILYRSNAQSRVIEHRLFSQGLPYKVYGGHRFFERQEIKHVLAYLRLMDNADDDTAFLRVVNFPTRGIGARSVEQLADLARERGTSLLRAIPYLQGRAAASLMRFSNLIQDMASQAQILSLPELIEHVVHDSTLLAHYQADREGAERLENLQELVNAATVFVGEEGFAELPAGRVPEAVAGESEQAMQNPDQATASVLAPMSPLGSFLTHASLEAGDNQAQAGQDAIQLMTIHAAKGLEFDAVFITGLEEGLFPHENSLFDPGGIEEERRLMYVAITRARQRLYITLAQSRMLHGQTRYAMRSRFLEELPEQHIKWLSARYTSSPMQSEASSGAFRRGQSWESKDKSYSAQPYGGRSHTSVLEVNGQTFRVGQGVHHNRFGEGTIINLTGQGDDAQALIQFREVGSKTLALAIAKLDPVS; from the coding sequence ATGATGGATCGCTTAAACCCGGAACAGCGAGCCGCCGTTACTTTACCCTCTGGCCATGCCCTGGTGCTGGCCGGAGCCGGTAGCGGAAAAACCAGTGTACTGACCTCTCGAATGGCCTGGTTAATCCAGACCGGGCAGGTCAGCCCACATGGCCTTGCTGCTGTTACCTTCACCAATAAAGCCGCGCGCGAAATGCTGACGCGGCTTACTTCTTTATTGCCTATCGATACCCGCGGAATGTGGGTCGGGACCTTTCACGGCCTGTGCAATCGCTTGCTGCGCATGCATTACCGTGATGCCGGTCTGGTACAGACTTTCCAGATCCTGGATACGGCAGATCAGTTGGCCTCCATCAAGCGCATGGTCAAGGCCAACAATGTGGACGACGAAAAATTTCCGCCCAAGGAAATTCAGAAGTTCATCAACGCCTGTAAAGAAGATGGCCAACGTCCTGGCGACCTGGAAGCTCACGACCCCCACCGCCGCCGCCTGATCGAGCTCTATCAGCTTTATCAAGAGCAGTGCGAACGTGAGGGTGTGGTGGACTTTGGCGAGCTATTGCTGCGTGCCTACGAGCTGTTGTCCCGCAATGCCCCCATTCGTGAGCATTATCAGCGCCGTTTCAAACACATTCTGGTTGACGAGTTCCAGGACACCAACGTGCTGCAGTATCGCTGGTTGCGTCTTTTGGCCGGTGATCAGGCCTGCATGTTTGCCGTGGGCGATGATGATCAGTCCATCTATGCTTTCCGTGGCGCGAACGTGGGCAATATGGCCGACTTCGAGCGCGATTATGCCCGTGGCAATGTAATACGCCTGGAGCAGAACTATCGGTCCTGCGGCCATATTCTGGATTCAGCCAACGCGCTGATCGAGAACAATAGTGGTCGCCTGGGCAAGAATCTGTGGACCGATAGCGGCGAAGGCGAGCTGGTACGCATCAGCGAACTGGCCTCGGATGCTTTGGAAGCTCAGTGGATTGTGGATGAAGTCCGCGCCCTGATTGCTGAAGGCAAGCCACGTCGTGAAATTGCCATTCTGTATCGCAGTAACGCCCAGTCGCGGGTGATCGAGCACAGGCTGTTTTCCCAAGGCTTGCCCTACAAAGTGTATGGCGGCCACCGCTTCTTCGAGCGTCAGGAAATCAAGCACGTACTGGCTTACTTGCGCCTGATGGACAACGCAGATGATGACACCGCTTTCCTGCGCGTCGTGAACTTTCCGACTCGTGGTATCGGTGCCCGCTCTGTCGAGCAACTGGCTGATCTGGCGCGCGAACGCGGTACCAGCCTGTTGCGTGCAATTCCCTATTTGCAAGGGCGTGCGGCTGCCAGCTTGATGCGTTTCTCGAACCTGATTCAGGATATGGCCAGCCAGGCGCAGATCCTGTCTTTGCCCGAGCTGATTGAGCACGTTGTCCACGATAGCACCTTGCTGGCCCATTACCAGGCCGACCGCGAAGGTGCCGAGCGACTGGAAAACTTGCAGGAATTGGTCAACGCAGCCACGGTGTTTGTGGGTGAAGAAGGCTTTGCCGAGCTGCCAGCCGGTCGAGTCCCAGAAGCTGTGGCGGGCGAGTCCGAGCAGGCCATGCAGAACCCGGACCAAGCGACTGCCTCCGTGCTGGCTCCCATGTCGCCTTTGGGCTCCTTCCTGACCCATGCTTCTCTGGAGGCCGGGGACAATCAGGCCCAGGCAGGCCAGGACGCCATTCAGCTGATGACGATCCATGCCGCCAAAGGTCTGGAGTTTGATGCGGTCTTCATTACCGGCCTGGAAGAGGGTTTGTTCCCGCATGAGAACAGCTTGTTCGACCCCGGTGGGATCGAGGAAGAGCGTCGCTTGATGTACGTGGCGATTACGCGGGCACGTCAGCGCTTGTACATTACCCTGGCACAAAGCCGCATGCTGCACGGCCAGACGCGTTACGCCATGCGTTCACGCTTTCTGGAAGAGCTGCCGGAGCAACACATCAAATGGTTGTCGGCTCGCTATACCAGTTCGCCCATGCAGTCAGAGGCCAGTTCGGGTGCATTCCGTCGTGGTCAGAGCTGGGAGTCCAAGGACAAGAGCTATTCGGCCCAGCCTTACGGCGGTCGCAGTCACACCAGCGTGCTGGAAGTGAATGGCCAGACCTTCCGTGTGGGGCAGGGGGTGCATCACAACCGCTTTGGTGAAGGCACCATTATTAATTTGACCGGTCAGGGCGATGATGCCCAGGCCTTGATTCAGTTCCGTGAAGTCGGCAGCAAGACTCTGGCCCTGGCCATTGCCAAGCTGGATCCTGTGAGCTGA
- a CDS encoding DesA family fatty acid desaturase produces the protein MQSFLSFLADGWLQLSWWQLTLVILAVTHVTIVSVTVFLHRSQAHRGLDLHPALMHFFRFWLWMTTGMVTKEWVAIHRKHHAKCEREGDPHSPVVFGLGQVFFRGAELYRQEATNPETLKRFGHGTPDDWLERNLYSKYSMLGITIMLGIDLFLFGLLGLTVWAIQMAWIPFWAAGVVNGLGHAIGYRNFASPDTSTNVFPWGIIIGGEELHNNHHAYGTSAKFSSKWYEFDLGWCYISVFKALGLAKVKKVAPKLRLEPSVPSNAPLEGISLATLQGVITHRYEILARYADIIKTTASEEIARLKPQVNKDNPNCSWSLLESCNDWIGRGDDVLAPEQRAELETVAAGDSRLSILVRMQRELAGIWESSSASSEQLLSDLRAWCQRAQQSGIESLEQFALRLRRYAA, from the coding sequence ATGCAATCGTTTCTTTCTTTTCTTGCTGACGGATGGCTGCAACTGTCTTGGTGGCAGCTTACTCTCGTCATTCTGGCGGTGACTCATGTCACTATTGTGTCAGTTACCGTATTTCTCCACCGCAGTCAGGCGCACCGCGGGCTGGACCTGCACCCAGCGCTGATGCATTTCTTCCGTTTCTGGCTCTGGATGACCACCGGTATGGTCACAAAAGAATGGGTTGCGATTCACCGCAAGCACCACGCCAAATGCGAACGTGAAGGCGATCCCCATTCCCCTGTGGTCTTTGGTCTGGGCCAGGTGTTCTTCCGTGGTGCAGAACTGTACCGTCAGGAAGCCACCAACCCTGAAACCTTGAAGCGTTTCGGTCACGGCACCCCCGATGACTGGCTCGAACGCAACCTGTACAGCAAATACAGCATGTTGGGTATTACCATCATGTTGGGTATTGATCTGTTCCTGTTCGGTCTGCTGGGTCTGACTGTCTGGGCTATCCAGATGGCCTGGATTCCTTTCTGGGCTGCCGGTGTGGTGAACGGTCTGGGTCACGCTATCGGTTACCGCAACTTTGCCAGCCCTGATACCAGCACCAACGTGTTCCCTTGGGGCATCATCATTGGTGGTGAAGAGCTGCACAACAACCACCACGCTTACGGTACGTCCGCCAAGTTCTCCAGCAAATGGTACGAATTTGACTTGGGCTGGTGCTACATCTCGGTGTTCAAGGCACTGGGTCTGGCCAAGGTCAAGAAGGTCGCTCCCAAGCTGCGTCTGGAGCCTAGCGTGCCTTCGAATGCTCCGCTGGAAGGCATCAGCCTGGCCACCTTGCAGGGCGTGATTACTCACCGCTACGAAATTCTGGCCCGCTATGCGGACATCATCAAAACCACGGCCTCGGAAGAGATTGCCCGTCTGAAACCACAGGTGAACAAGGACAATCCGAATTGCTCCTGGTCCCTGCTGGAAAGCTGCAATGACTGGATTGGTCGTGGCGACGATGTGCTGGCTCCCGAGCAGCGCGCTGAACTGGAAACGGTAGCGGCTGGCGATTCCCGCCTGTCCATCCTGGTTCGCATGCAGCGTGAACTGGCCGGTATCTGGGAAAGCTCCAGCGCCTCCAGCGAGCAGTTGCTGTCCGACCTGCGCGCATGGTGCCAGCGCGCTCAGCAAAGTGGTATTGAAAGTCTTGAGCAGTTCGCCTTGCGTCTGCGCCGCTACGCGGCATGA
- a CDS encoding sulfite oxidase — MEPSNLSRRRMLLSTGGVMALAGTASLTPLSAALAQEKAKTQAKALPAYASWKHADSLIVHSANTIETKRSAFGSGLITPLDRLFVRNNVAPPSEQIVADPDAWVLAIKGVKNPKDMTVAELKRLGLVAVPMVLQCSGNGRAFFPEKPSGTQWTVGAAGCVVFTGVPIKAVLEAVGGMEEGAKYMTGQGGEEIPQGLDPNTIMVERSIPLEAIDDAILAWEINGQPIPLAHGGPLRLVVPGYTGVNNVKYIKQLAFTKEQSAANIQQNSYRLAPVGEKSNPNQESVWEMPVKSWVTSPSGEPGEELKAGKVQIQGLAFGGMTAAKEVEVSVDGGKNWVKATFVGPDLGKYAWRQFVVGVDLKPGKYEIASRATSEAGTAQPEERVANNRGYLNNSWRDHMLAVTVV; from the coding sequence ATGGAACCTAGCAATCTCTCGCGCCGGCGCATGCTTTTGTCCACGGGCGGAGTCATGGCCTTGGCGGGAACGGCAAGCCTGACACCCTTGTCAGCTGCACTGGCCCAGGAAAAGGCGAAAACGCAGGCTAAAGCCTTGCCAGCCTATGCATCCTGGAAACATGCCGATAGCTTGATCGTGCACAGTGCCAACACCATTGAAACCAAGCGCAGCGCGTTTGGTTCGGGTCTGATCACACCGCTGGACCGCTTGTTCGTGCGCAATAACGTCGCTCCTCCGTCCGAGCAGATCGTCGCCGATCCAGACGCATGGGTATTGGCGATCAAGGGCGTAAAGAATCCTAAAGACATGACCGTGGCCGAGCTGAAACGCCTGGGTCTGGTCGCCGTACCCATGGTGCTGCAGTGCTCTGGTAACGGTCGTGCTTTTTTCCCCGAGAAACCCAGCGGTACACAGTGGACCGTAGGCGCAGCAGGCTGTGTGGTCTTTACTGGCGTGCCGATCAAGGCTGTGCTGGAGGCTGTCGGTGGCATGGAAGAGGGTGCCAAGTACATGACCGGTCAAGGCGGCGAGGAGATTCCTCAGGGATTGGACCCGAACACCATCATGGTGGAGCGTTCGATTCCGCTGGAAGCCATTGATGACGCGATTCTGGCTTGGGAAATCAATGGTCAGCCTATCCCTCTGGCCCACGGCGGCCCCTTGCGCTTGGTCGTGCCGGGTTACACCGGGGTCAATAACGTCAAGTACATCAAGCAGCTGGCGTTTACCAAGGAGCAGTCTGCCGCCAACATTCAGCAAAACAGCTACCGCCTGGCGCCAGTGGGTGAAAAGTCCAACCCGAATCAGGAATCGGTTTGGGAAATGCCCGTCAAATCCTGGGTGACCAGCCCCAGCGGTGAGCCGGGTGAGGAGCTCAAGGCCGGCAAGGTACAGATCCAGGGCTTGGCCTTTGGGGGCATGACGGCAGCCAAAGAGGTGGAAGTGTCCGTGGATGGCGGCAAAAACTGGGTGAAAGCGACGTTTGTGGGCCCTGATCTGGGCAAATATGCGTGGCGTCAGTTCGTTGTGGGCGTGGATCTGAAACCGGGCAAGTACGAGATTGCCAGTCGTGCGACCAGCGAAGCAGGCACGGCACAGCCTGAAGAGCGTGTAGCCAATAACCGTGGCTATTTGAACAATAGCTGGCGCGACCACATGCTGGCTGTCACGGTAGTTTAA
- a CDS encoding c-type cytochrome: MKKYLVAAVSVFVFSTQAYAQEQGKELFLTGAKPIACAVCHTLADAGSAGAIGPDLDELKPGKEQILKVMKEGMGAMPSFAQTMSDEERDAVATYVSSVAGQ, translated from the coding sequence ATGAAGAAATATCTCGTTGCTGCAGTATCTGTATTTGTTTTCAGTACCCAGGCTTACGCTCAGGAGCAAGGCAAGGAACTGTTTCTGACAGGCGCCAAGCCCATTGCCTGTGCGGTCTGTCATACCCTGGCTGATGCGGGTTCAGCCGGGGCCATCGGTCCGGATCTGGATGAACTCAAGCCGGGCAAGGAGCAGATCCTGAAGGTCATGAAAGAAGGCATGGGTGCCATGCCTTCTTTTGCTCAAACCATGAGTGACGAAGAGCGTGATGCTGTCGCCACCTATGTCAGCTCTGTAGCGGGTCAATAA
- a CDS encoding alkaline phosphatase D family protein — MSLSQPSSNLPPVLAGPILRRLDSQRLVLWLVGSSSLSLDLILEPEGCPPQRIPLDTDQCRIVQLGKHAFIHFIDVALSGPLPQDTLVHYDLIHSTASGTEQGIADWSPHLLHQGQTRPNFVLASRADNLMFGSCRKPHHASRDGLAQADTVLSERIPQAQARPALLMLSGDQVYADDVAGPMLAAIHSLIKRLGLYGEYLEGAVVSDSESLYRHPASYYRRADLLPAFKSNEDLRERFFGGVEKPIFTTANAHNHLVTLAEVFAMYLLVWSPIPWQIIAEPTPPALEPKHQQRWEREAAALQGFRQDLPQAARLLAHVQTLMIFDDHDITDDWNLSAKWESVAYGHPFSRQIVGNALVAYTLCQAWGNRPEVFESILDTVTAWTQSPDKHQRLEHHTQDTLIKELLEFRQWDYVLRTQPTLIVLDTRTRRWHNRRMPSRPSGLMDWESLTELQHELLDERAAVIVSPTPMFGVKLIEVIQRICTYAGFALTVDAENWMAHRGAANTMLNIFRHSRTPGNYVILSGDVHYSFVYDVQVRHSKHIPHIWQVTSSGIKNEFPEGLLNWLDRLNRWLYSPRSPLNWFTQRRDLSISPRLPDQRKHGERVWNGSGIGQIWLDEEGRPARVLHHNANKKPPTEFLHPDQEQDR, encoded by the coding sequence TTGAGTCTCTCCCAACCTTCTTCCAACTTGCCCCCGGTACTTGCGGGCCCTATTCTGCGTCGCCTGGATTCCCAGCGTTTAGTCCTCTGGCTGGTCGGCAGTTCCAGCTTGTCCCTGGATTTAATTCTGGAGCCGGAAGGCTGCCCTCCTCAACGTATCCCTCTGGATACCGATCAATGCCGGATTGTGCAGCTGGGCAAGCACGCCTTTATTCATTTCATTGATGTAGCACTTAGCGGCCCGCTTCCCCAGGACACGTTGGTGCACTACGATCTGATCCACTCAACAGCCAGCGGAACGGAACAAGGGATCGCAGACTGGTCCCCCCATTTATTGCATCAGGGACAGACCCGGCCCAACTTTGTGTTGGCCAGCCGCGCCGATAATCTGATGTTTGGTTCCTGCCGCAAACCTCATCACGCCTCCCGTGATGGCTTGGCACAGGCTGACACGGTACTGAGCGAGCGCATCCCTCAGGCCCAGGCCCGACCAGCCCTGCTCATGCTGTCCGGGGATCAGGTCTATGCCGACGATGTGGCAGGCCCCATGCTGGCGGCCATTCACTCCCTGATCAAGCGACTAGGCTTGTATGGAGAATATCTGGAAGGCGCGGTTGTCTCGGATAGCGAATCTCTTTATCGACATCCCGCCAGTTATTACCGGCGCGCAGATTTGCTGCCGGCCTTCAAATCCAACGAAGATCTGCGTGAGCGTTTTTTTGGTGGCGTAGAAAAGCCGATTTTCACCACCGCCAATGCCCACAATCATTTGGTGACGCTGGCTGAAGTCTTTGCCATGTACTTGCTGGTCTGGTCCCCCATTCCCTGGCAAATCATTGCCGAGCCCACTCCCCCAGCTCTGGAACCCAAACATCAGCAACGCTGGGAACGTGAAGCGGCCGCTCTGCAAGGCTTCCGTCAGGATTTGCCCCAGGCAGCCCGTTTGTTGGCGCACGTGCAAACCCTGATGATTTTTGACGACCATGACATCACCGATGACTGGAATCTGTCTGCCAAATGGGAAAGCGTCGCCTACGGCCATCCTTTTTCACGACAGATCGTGGGCAATGCCCTGGTAGCGTATACGTTGTGTCAGGCCTGGGGCAACCGCCCCGAGGTCTTTGAGTCCATACTGGACACGGTCACCGCCTGGACCCAATCGCCCGATAAGCATCAACGTCTTGAACACCACACACAGGACACGCTCATCAAGGAGTTGCTGGAGTTTCGTCAGTGGGACTATGTGCTGCGCACCCAGCCCACGCTGATTGTGCTTGATACACGCACGCGCCGATGGCATAACCGCCGCATGCCAAGCCGCCCTTCCGGCTTGATGGATTGGGAGTCCTTGACCGAGCTGCAGCACGAGTTGCTGGACGAACGTGCCGCCGTGATTGTGTCACCCACGCCCATGTTCGGCGTCAAGCTGATCGAGGTCATTCAACGAATCTGTACCTACGCAGGCTTTGCTCTGACGGTGGATGCCGAGAACTGGATGGCTCACCGGGGGGCCGCCAATACCATGCTGAATATCTTCAGGCATTCGCGCACTCCCGGTAACTACGTGATTTTGTCCGGAGATGTGCACTACTCCTTCGTCTACGATGTGCAGGTACGCCACAGCAAACATATCCCGCATATCTGGCAAGTGACCAGCAGCGGCATCAAGAACGAATTTCCGGAGGGGCTGCTGAACTGGCTGGATCGGCTTAACCGCTGGCTCTATTCCCCCCGCTCTCCCCTTAACTGGTTTACGCAACGCCGTGACCTGAGCATCAGCCCACGTCTGCCAGATCAGCGCAAGCATGGAGAGCGCGTCTGGAATGGTTCCGGCATTGGCCAGATCTGGCTGGATGAAGAGGGCCGCCCTGCCCGCGTCCTGCATCACAATGCCAACAAAAAGCCGCCTACCGAATTTCTGCACCCTGACCAGGAGCAAGATCGGTAA
- a CDS encoding HlyD family secretion protein, which yields MSTSTTSTERKALGLRLAPWLGCLAMIGLLILATTQWNEWTSSRRIQSTQNAYVKSDFAVLSAKVSGYVKALPLGDYEQVKAGDLIAQIDPADYELAVAAAQAEQSKAQAHLENLDGEIAQQQARIKEAQAKLRSVQVRVRQYRNNPSRQARLVKEGALSRQGYENAQADLDEAISQGEAATAQVDLAKNSLKVLQGQRAIRTADLKSAEAALESARRDLGYTRIVAPFDGVVNKRHVQVGSLLNQGTQIVSIVPLEQAYVIANYKETQLARVQPGQPVELSVDGLPGGNWRGRVVEIAPMSGAESSLLPADNASGNFTKVVQRIPVRIELEPGQAQLERLRPGMSAQARIDTAGSPVAAYDMPGLKQTRQLAVVRAQEG from the coding sequence ATGAGCACCTCAACAACTTCGACGGAACGCAAAGCACTGGGCCTGCGGCTGGCTCCCTGGCTGGGCTGCCTGGCCATGATTGGGCTGCTGATTCTGGCGACCACGCAGTGGAACGAGTGGACCAGTAGCCGCCGCATACAGAGCACTCAGAATGCTTACGTGAAATCCGACTTTGCGGTGCTCAGTGCCAAGGTTTCGGGCTACGTGAAAGCCTTGCCCTTGGGAGATTATGAGCAGGTCAAGGCGGGGGATCTGATTGCGCAGATTGATCCGGCCGATTACGAGCTGGCCGTGGCGGCAGCGCAGGCGGAACAGTCCAAGGCGCAGGCCCATCTGGAAAATCTGGACGGTGAAATTGCACAGCAACAGGCGCGTATTAAAGAGGCGCAAGCCAAGCTGCGCTCCGTGCAGGTGCGCGTGCGGCAATACCGTAATAACCCTTCGCGCCAGGCAAGGCTGGTCAAGGAAGGTGCCTTGTCACGTCAGGGCTATGAAAATGCCCAGGCCGATCTGGATGAGGCAATCAGCCAAGGGGAGGCCGCTACCGCGCAAGTGGATCTGGCGAAAAATTCCCTGAAGGTGCTGCAGGGGCAGCGTGCGATTCGTACCGCGGATTTGAAATCGGCTGAAGCTGCCTTGGAGTCTGCTCGTCGCGATTTGGGCTATACGCGGATTGTGGCTCCTTTTGACGGGGTCGTGAACAAGCGTCATGTGCAAGTAGGCAGCTTGTTGAACCAGGGCACGCAGATTGTTTCCATCGTCCCCTTGGAGCAGGCCTACGTCATTGCGAACTACAAGGAAACGCAGCTTGCCCGCGTGCAGCCGGGGCAGCCGGTGGAGCTGTCCGTGGATGGCTTGCCTGGGGGGAACTGGCGGGGGCGTGTGGTCGAGATTGCACCCATGAGCGGGGCCGAATCCTCCTTATTGCCGGCCGATAATGCCTCCGGGAATTTCACCAAAGTGGTGCAGCGCATACCGGTGCGTATCGAGCTGGAGCCGGGTCAGGCACAGTTGGAGCGCCTGCGTCCCGGCATGTCGGCCCAGGCCAGAATCGACACGGCGGGTTCCCCTGTTGCGGCCTATGACATGCCCGGCTTGAAACAGACTCGCCAGTTGGCTGTCGTGCGGGCGCAGGAGGGCTGA